Proteins encoded in a region of the Fusarium falciforme chromosome 6, complete sequence genome:
- a CDS encoding Tautomerase-3 domain-containing protein codes for MPLYTVSHAAPLSLDQKEALAEAITHLHADRFKTPRWYINVIFTDASAQTVFVGGRRRLVNHITARVRSGPTRSRESFNELCSEINSAWHRIVHPELSASELAPRELELAAIFITSELVAGMKVGFPVPAAGTEIAWAKDHFESFKERAALGDEDFVDYVEELEKKPEFNEALRSD; via the exons ATGCCTCTGTACACAGTTTCGCACGCCGCGCCTCTAAGCCTGGACCAGAAAGAGGCACTCGCAGAAGCCATCACCCATCTTCACGCAGACAGATTCAAGACTCCTCGCTGGTACATAAACGTTATCTTCACAGACGCTTCTGCCCAAACAGTCTTTGTCGGTGGTCGCCGG CGTCTCGTGAATCACATAACCGCCCGCGTCCGGAGCGGTCCTACTCGAAGCCGCGAGTCATTCAATGAGCTCTGCAGCGAGATCAATTCTGCCTGGCACCGCATTGTACACCCCGAGCTCTCAGCCTCAGAACTCGCACCGAGGGAGCTCGAGCTGGCTGCCATTTTCATCACGAGCGAGCTCGTCGCGGGCATGAAGGTTGGGTTCCCAGTTCCGGCTGCGGGAACTGAGATTGCGTGGGCCAAGGACCATTTTGAGTCTTTCAAGGAGAGGGCAGCGTTGGGTGACGAAGACTTTGTGGACTACGTCGAAGAGTTGGAAAAGAAGCCCGAGTTCAATGAGGCGCTGAGAAGTGACTGA
- a CDS encoding PKS-ER domain-containing protein, whose protein sequence is MSGLPSTYKAWVAPSAGAPLELRDVELKQPGSGEILVKVRACGVCFTDVAVQQGGMGDVFPRVPGHEIVGDVVAIGEGVGGFSLGQRVGGAWLGGHDNVCQSCRRGLFQSCSNAVYNGASRDGGYAEYVLLRSEAAVSVPEDMDPAEAAPLLCAGLTVFNAIRKAHIEQGNLMVVQGIGGLGHMAIQYARKMGYKVAVVSSSASKKDLALQLGAHVYIDTSSEDAVKKLQELGGAALVLATASNGKSVSALTGAMQAGGKMVLVAAAGPVEFNTTDLIMGTSAIQGWLTGNAQDAEDSIDFAKHFDVKCMIERFPFEEAPKALERMTSGAVRFRGVLTFN, encoded by the exons atgtctGGTCTTCCGAGCACATACAAAGCCTGGGTCGCCCCATCCGCAGGCGCACCCCTTGAGCTTCGAGACGTCGAGCTAAAGCAGCCCGGCTCCGGAGAAATCCTTGTCAAGGTCCGCGCCTGTGGTGTGTGCTTCACCGACGTGGCTGTCCAACAAGGTGGAATGGGCGACGTCTTCCCCAGGGTTCCCGGTCACGAGATTGTTGGCGATGTCGTCGCCATTGGCGAGGGAGTTGGCGGCTTCTCTCTTGGCCAGCGAGTGGGCGGTGCATGGCTTGGAG GCCATGACAACGTCTGCCAGTCATGCCGCCGCGGTCTCTTCCAGTCCTGCAGCAACGCCGTCTACAATGGAGCCAGCCGAGACGGTGGTTACGCCGAGTACGTCCTGCTTCGCTCCGAGGCGGCTGTTTCCGTACCCGAGGACATGGACCCTGCCGAGGCAGCACCATTGCTCTGTGCAGGCCTGACCGTCTTCAATGCCATCCGCAAGGCACACATTGAGCAAGGCAACCTGATGGTCGTTCAGGGTATCGGTGGCCTCGGTCACATGGCTATCCAGTACGCTCGCAAGATGGGGTACAAGGTCGCCGTCGTCAGCTCCAGCGCCTCCAAGAAGGACCTGGCACTGCAGCTCGGTGCCCACGTCTACATCGACACCAGCTCCGAGGACGcggtcaagaagctccaggaGCTGGGAGGCGCAGCTCTCGTCCTCGCCACTGCATCCAACGGCAAGTCTGTGTCTGCTCTCACAGGAGCGATGCAAGCTGGTGGAAAGATGgtcctcgtcgccgccgcGGGGCCCGTCGAGTTCAACACCACCGATCTCATCATGGGGACTTCGGCGATTCAAGGCTGGCTCACTGGAAACGCACAGGATGCCGAGGATAGCATTGACTTTGCCAAACACTTTGACGTCAAGTGCATGATTGAGCGTTTTCCCTTTGAGGAGGCTCCAAAGGCATTGGAACGCATGACATCGGGCGCTGTTAGATTCCGCGGCGTGCTGACTTTCAACTAG